In Pocillopora verrucosa isolate sample1 chromosome 13, ASM3666991v2, whole genome shotgun sequence, one genomic interval encodes:
- the LOC131789482 gene encoding monocarboxylate transporter 10-like: protein MNSMSDMASEERCDEVSEEDDQPAANVNQVHHKPPPDGGWGWVVCLGAWIVNFLTVGQQNAAGVVYSALLNEYSTKRGETAWVASLASSMMYLFAAVGTSLAERFGSRLVVIIGSFVSASGLLASSFATTLTPLYGSYGIIWGLGASLGLFPSLVILTKYFRRRLALASGMALAGAACGTLVYGPVIQLLVSKYGISVTFRILAAVQSLMFMSGLIFRPVESHKACRDRRRENNGNIFKNKAYVIWVASLCVFMLVFLVPFVHLVRFTEDKGINTTKASLLTGYMAFGGLTGSIVFGIACDHPQFNRLKVCQLSLLLIAISSSLVTMANKYVWICVYAFTFGVFDGCYEMLVPVITRDIAGSQRVARAIGLLYCMMAFPKTLGPPIAGWLFDLSNDYSVSFYVTSAVTIIATAVMFLLNWVPLHKDRIEMEENEMHSPKIIDEPSHESVYDGFGINLTPEADDFVTRRWLPIYWVESRGEYEYREKLTVL, encoded by the exons ATGAATTCCATGTCAGACATGGCATCAGAAGAGAGGTGTGATGAAGTTTCGGAGGAAGACGATCAGCCAGCAGCTAATGTGAATCAAGTACATCACAAACCTCCGCCCGATGGAGGGTGGGGATGGGTCGTTTGTCTCGGAGCATGGATTGTTAATTTCTTAACAGTCGGGCAGCAGAATGCAGCTGGTGTGGTGTACTCGGCGCTTTTGAATGAATATTCCACAAAAAGAGGGGAAACAG CTTGGGTTGCCTCGCTGGCGTCCAGTATGATGTATCTGTTCGCTGCTGTGGGCACCTCTCTCGCTGAACGTTTCGGAAGCCGATTGGTTGTCATTATTGGATCTTTTGTCTCAGCTTCAGGCCTCCTTGCCAGTTCCTTCGCAACAACGCTCACACCCCTGTATGGAAGCTACGGAATTATATGGGGTCTGGGAGCAAGTCTGGGCTTATTTCCCTCGCTCGTGATACTAACAAAGTACTTCAGGAGGCGTCTTGCCCTTGCATCTGGGATGGCTTTGGCGGGAGCCGCGTGTGGCACCCTAGTATATGGACCTGTGATACAACTCCTTGTATCAAAGTACGGGATTTCAGTTACATTTCGGATTCTTGCTGCCGTTCAGAGTTTAATGTTTATGAGTGGATTGATATTTCGACCTGTGGAGAGCCATAAAGCCTGCCGAGACAGACGAAGAGAAAACAACGgcaacattttcaagaacaaaGCGTACGTCATCTGGGTTGCTTCGCTTTGTGTGTTCATGCTTGTGTTCCTCGTGCCTTTTGTTCATTTG GTTCGCTTTACAGAGGACAAAGGCATCAACACGACCAAAGCCTCTCTTCTAACAGGTTATATGGCCTTTGGAGGACTTACGGGAAGTATCGTCTTTGGCATTGCGTGCGATCATCCGCAATTCAACCGCCTCAAGGTCTGCCAGCTCTCTCTCCTTCTCATAGCTATTTCTTCCTCCCTTGTCACCATGGCGAATAAATATGTCTGGATTTGCGTGTACGCGTTCACTTTTGGTGTTTTTGATGGATGCTACGAAATGCTTGTTCCGGTGATCACGCGGGATATCGCAGGCTCTCAAAGAGTAGCGCGCGCCATCGGTTTGCTTTACTGTATGATGGCGTTTCCAAAAACGCTCGGCCCACCAATCGCTGGTTGGCTTTTCGACTTGTCCAATGACTACAGCGTTTCTTTTTACGTCACTAGCGCTGTAACCATTATTGCAACAGCCGTCATGTTCCTTCTCAATTGGGTTCCACTCCACAAAGATCGCATAGAgatggaagaaaatgaaatgcacTCTCCGAAAATCATAGACGAACCTTCTCACGAAAGTGTTTACGATGGCTTCGGGATAAACTTAACACCAGAAGCTGACGACTTTGTAACTCGCAGGTGGCTGCCAATTTACTGGGTAGAAAGTCGCGGAGAATATGAATATCGTGAAAAGCTGACAGTGCTGTGA
- the LOC131789536 gene encoding uncharacterized protein, with protein sequence MACNNYEEKSDISSAPSKQKVTETNDNDPPPDGGWGWVVCLGVFMVNFLTVGQQNCAGVVYDALMEKYSTSRGETAWVASLASSMMYLFAGVGTSLAERFGSRLVVIIGSFVSAAGLLASSFATTIAPLYATYGVVWGLGASLGFFPSLVILTKYFKRRLALVSGIALAGAASGTLVYGPIEKLSPKFGISTTFRILAGLQSFMLLSALTFSPLSSVTSRNQQPRNREFDLRFFRSKAYIIWVVAQCIFMVVFLVPFVHLVRFAEDKGVTKSSASFLTGYSAIGGLLGSLVLGALCDYPQFNRVKVCQATLLCIAISTPAVTMTTKYEWIAVYAFTLGVCDGCYEMLLPVITRDIVGVKNVGHAIGALYCLMAFPKTLGPPMVGWIFDASKNYNVSFYVTGGVALIAAIVMYTVNWVKFNDENEERMRERLLPYNETSGSNQSIQLKTIRENVKMACNNYEEKFDVSDAPSKQKVTETNGSHPLPDGGWGWVVCLGVFMVNFLTVGQQNCAGVVYDALMEKYSTSRGETAWVASLASSMMYLFAAVGTSLAERFGSRLVVIIGSFVSAVGLLASSFATTLAPLYATYGVVWGLGASLGLFPSLVMLTKYFKKRLALVSGIALAGAASGTLVYGPIIEKLSSKFGVSTTFRILAGLQSFMLLSALTFSPVSSATRRNQQPQNREFYLSFFRSKAYIMWVVAQCIFMVVFLVPFVHLVRFAEDKGVTKSSASFLTGYLAIGGLLGSLVLGALCDYPQFNRVKVCPASLLCIAISTSAVTMATKYEWIAVYAFAFGVCDGCYEMLLPVITRDIVGVKNVGHAIGALYCLMAFPKTLGPPMVGWIFDASKSYNVSFYVTGGVALIAAIVMYTVNWVKFNDENEERIIRERLLPYNETSGSNQSIQYT encoded by the exons ATGGCGTGCAACAACTATGAAGAAAAGTCCGATATTTCTAGTGCACCTTCAAAACAGAAAGTGACGGAAACAAATGACAATGATCCTCCTCCCGACGGAGGTTGGGGATGGGTCGTTTGTCTGGGTGTGTTTATGGTGAACTTCCTGACTGTTGGACAACAAAATTGCGCCGGAGTTGTTTATGATGCTTTGATGGAAAAATATTCTACATCAAGAGGAGAGACAG CTTGGGTTGCCTCGCTGGCGTCCAGTATGATGTATCTGTTCGCTGGTGTGGGCACCTCTCTCGCGGAACGTTTCGGAAGCCGATTGGTTGTCATCATTGGATCTTTTGTGTCAGCCGCAGGTCTCCTAGCCAGTTCCTTCGCAACAACAATTGCACCACTTTATGCAACCTATGGAGTTGTCTGGGGTTTGGGGGCAAGTCTTGGCTTTTTCCCCTCGCTGGTAATCCTAACGAAGTACTTTAAAAGGCGCTTGGCTCTTGTTTCGGGAATAGCTCTGGCAGGAGCTGCATCTGGGACTCTGGTTTACGGCCCAATTGAGAAGCTGTCTCCCAAATTTGGCATCTCAACTACGTTTCGGATTCTTGCAGGTCTTCAGAGTTTCATGCTTCTGAGCGCCTTGACGTTTTCCCCTCTCTCCTCGGTAACAAGTAGAAATCAACAGCCGCGTAACAGAGAATTCGACTTGCGTTTTTTCAGGAGCAAAGCGTATATTATCTGGGTTGTGGCTCAATGCATCTTTATGGTGGTGTTTCTTGTGCCTTTCGTCCATTTG GTTCGCTTCGCAGAAGATAAAGGAGTCACCAAGTCTAGTGCGTCATTTCTGACAGGTTACTCAGCAATCGGAGGTTTGCTGGGAAGTTTGGTGCTCGGTGCGCTATGTGATTACCCTCAGTTCAACCGCGTTAAAGTTTGTCAAGCCACCTTACTATGCATAGCTATTTCTACGCCTGCTGTAACCATGACAACGAAATACGAGTGGATAGCCGTGTACGCGTTTACGTTAGGTGTGTGCGACGGTTGTTACGAGATGTTACTGCCCGTTATAACGCGTGACATTGTTGGTGTGAAAAACGTTGGGCATGCCATAGGTGCTTTATACTGTTTAATGGCGTTCCCCAAAACATTAGGCCCACCCATGGTTGGATGGATTTTTGACGCctcaaaaaattacaatgtatCTTTTTACGTCACAGGCGGCGTGGCGTTGATTGCTGCGATTGTTATGTATACCGTAAACTGGGTCAAGTTCAATGACGAGAATGAAGAGAGGATGAGAGAAAGGTTATTACCCTATAACGAGACTTCAGGATCAAATCAGAGCATACA ACTAAAAACAATCAGGGAAAACGTTAAAATGGCATGCAACAACTATGAAGAAAAGTTTGATGTTTCTGATGCACCTTCAAAACAGAAAGTGACGGAAACAAATGGCAGTCATCCTCTTCCCGACGGAGGTTGGGGATGGGTCGTTTGTCTGGGTGTGTTTATGGTGAACTTCCTGACTGTTGGACAACAAAATTGCGCGGGAGTTGTTTATGATGCTTTGATGGAAAAATATTCTACATCAAGAGGAGAGACAG CTTGGGTTGCCTCGCTGGCGTCCAGTATGATGTATCTGTTCGCTGCTGTGGGCACCTCTCTCGCAGAACGTTTCGGAAGCCGATTGGTTGTCATCATTGGATCTTTTGTGTCTGCCGTAGGCCTCCTGGCCAGTTCCTTCGCAACAACACTTGCACCGCTTTATGCAACCTATGGAGTTGTCTGGGGTTTGGGGGCAAGTCTCGGCTTATTCCCCTCGCTGGTAATGCTAACGAAGTACTTTAAAAAGCGCTTGGCTCTTGTTTCGGGAATAGCTCTAGCAGGAGCTGCATCTGGGACTCTTGTATATGGCCCAATAATTGAGAAGCTGTCTTCCAAATTTGGCGTCTCGACTACGTTTCGGATTCTTGCAGGTCTTCAGAGTTTCATGCTTCTGAGCGCCTTGACGTTTTCCCCTGTCTCCTCGGCAACAAGGAGAAATCAACAACCACAAAACAGAGAATTCTACTTGAGTTTTTTCAGGAGCAAAGCATATATTATGTGGGTTGTGGCGCAATGCATCTTTATGGTGGTGTTTCTTGTGCCTTTCGTCCATTTG GTTCGCTTCGCAGAAGATAAAGGAGTCACCAAGTCTAGCGCATCATTCCTGACGGGTTACTTAGCAATCGGAGGTTTGCTGGGAAGTCTGGTGCTCGGTGCGCTATGTGATTACCCTCAGTTCAACCGCGTTAAAGTTTGTCCAGCCTCCTTACTATGCATAGCTATTTCTACGTCTGCTGTAACAATGGCAACGAAATACGAGTGGATAGCCGTGTACGCGTTCGCGTTTGGTGTGTGCGACGGTTGTTACGAGATGTTACTGCCCGTTATAACGCGTGACATTGTTGGTGTGAAAAACGTTGGGCATGCCATAGGTGCTTTATATTGTTTAATGGCGTTTCCCAAAACATTAGGCCCACCCATGGTTGGATGGATTTTTGACGCCTCAAAAAGTTACAATGTATCTTTTTACGTCACAGGGGGCGTGGCGTTGATTGCTGCGATTGTTATGTATACCGTAAACTGGGTCAAGTTCAATGACGAGAATGAAGAGAGGATAATAAGAGAAAGGTTATTACCCTATAACGAGACTTCAGGATCAAATCAGAGCATACAGTACACCTGA